The Choloepus didactylus isolate mChoDid1 chromosome 15, mChoDid1.pri, whole genome shotgun sequence genome segment TCACATAAATTATGGAAATTTACCCTAGATGAAACACTTAGAGATTCAAAAGGCAGGTTTTAtagtcccattttatagatgagcaaatGGAGACCCTGAGAAGTTTGGGCAGAATCAGTTCCAAATTCTAATTGTCAACTGGTACATATAATAAATGGTATTTGTTGTTCTCTAAATTATTCTAGAAGGATATTTTAAgtttactgaatttattttctggagtgTTTAGTCCAAATGTTCCCATAACTGGTCTTAAGGTAATTTTCAATTTTCATCAAAGACTTTGGTTCCATTGCTCTTCAAGCCCATATGCAAAGATACTGCTTCAGTCTAGGCCATCTGAATAGAATACCCTGTTGTTATTGCTTGGGGGCTAATTTTGCTAACTGTTTCATAACTTTCTGTATGAAAATTATATGAtacccttaaaatattttaaaataaattacagtatCTGGAGGACTGATATCAAAAAGAAGGTTTCAAAAATTAAAGtctcataaaattgaaaaaattgaataaaataaattttggacattttaaatgtattgaacTTCTGATCTTATTCCCCCAACTTGATCTTCAGAAGCAGTTAATGGCTTCACCATTCTTCCAGTTGCTCAATTTAGGAATCATCCTTAACACTCCTTTTTTTTCATACTTCCACTTCTAATCCATTAGAAAAATCCTACTGGCTTTACTAAAAATATATCCGGAATCTAACCAATTCTTACCACTTCCACTGCTGCCACACTGGCCCAAATCACCATCATCTCTCTCCTGGATTGGTGGAACAGTCTCTTTaatggtctccctgcttctacccTTTCCCCTTTAGAGGCCATCCCCACCATAGCAGTAAAGCTGATCCTTTAAATAGATAAACAGTCATTTCTTTACACAAAAACTTGAGTTTGTGCCCTATTTTCTCAAGAATAAAGCCAAAGTTCTTACAATGGTATACAAAGCCCTTCATGAACCTATCTAGTCTTCTCTGACTTAAATCTCTAACTACTCTGCCCCTCGCTCTCTCCATTCTATATTCTCTGCTCTCCTTGCTGCTCATTGAACACGATCCATTTCTATATTAGGGCCTTTGTACTAGCTATTCCTCAAATCTTAAGGGCTAACAACTTCACCTCCTTCAAGGGTTTGCTCAGGTCACTTCTTAATGGCCATAATCatcttatttaaaattgcaatccACCCCATCTCTGGCACTCCTAATCATCCTTACTGTTCTTATTTTTCTCGTCTATAGTACTTACCACCTTtactataaatgtttattttgtattgtCTGCCTTCCCcctttagaatgtaagctccataggGAGGTTATCTTTGTTTCGTCCACTGATGTGTTCAAAgcgcctagaacagtgcctagtacatagtaggtattcaaacTAGGTATTTTTTAAGTGAATGGAATCTCTGAGGCCATCCCACCATAAAGGTGTCAGTATATCCTCTTTTAAGCCCTGATTTTCTAAGTGTATATTTGGCAATTTAGTTtcatattagaataaaatttggCATTGTATACtgaaattgtatttatttgcccaatttaaacaaaatattttcagctctATGGAGTACTACAAGTGTAATTTTTTAAGAAGTCTTCAGATACATGACACTATGTTTTATAATTGTATAGGTCCTACATTCATTGGGGAAATTTAACTTGTCAGTTAGTTTATAGTCTGTTCTTTGTGTGGAACTAAGTGCAAAAGAAGTTACTAAATACATAATGTAATATAATTTTGCTTCTGTTGAAAGACAAATCAGAAATAATAAGCCTGCAGTAGTCAACAAGTAAAGGAGGATGATTTTTTTATAATTACACTAGCAAattactaaaattttttaaaacagaatttctCTACTAGCCTCATAGATAGTCCTCCCTCTTCTGCATCTTCATTTCCCTAAACCAGGACAGACCTGGTGATAATGCCAGCTTAAGGGCTAGAGCCAAGGTAGAGGGCCACCCAGAGTTCCTGGAGGCAGATCAGTCTGATTGGCTACTGATTGCCATCAATGAtaaatatgaagaggaaatatcAATTAAGAGATCCAAAAGATGAGTGTGATGTCAAAACTATGGGGCAAGACAAGATCAGGAGCCAGGGTGCCAGCAAAAGGTCTTAAAAGTAAGGGCAAGGTATGTAATACAACAGAAAATACTATTCACCATGAATAACCCATGAAGCTTTCTcataagaaaagagagagagacagacagacagagagacagagagttaCATTCTCAATGGGCTCCTCTGTGTTTCTGTTGCCAGAGAGTGAGGGAAAGACAAGGAGCACAAAGCTGATGGATCCTTCAGCCATCCTAGAGCAGCCCTCTGCAACTGCCAGACAAATGAGATATCTAAATGGCTACTTCCCaaggggaagaagagagaatgataggaaaacaaacaaacaaacaaaaaacagaagctttCAAGCAACAGAGCTTTGAGAGAACTGAAGGAGTTATCTAATCTCTTTTAGTATTTTTTGAGAGATACAATTTGTCAAGCTCCAATTGGAATGTCAGATGATAAAGGCTCAAGGTGTTATCCTCTGTAATGTGCCATGGGGGGTATTCAAAAGCATAATTACTATTCTCATGAAATTTACAGTCTAATTATAAAGACAATTGATATCTACATGAAAAGTTAAAATGGCTTGCTGATCATGGAGGTTTTTTCACCTTCCAAGTTTCTTGCTTTTACTCATGTTCTTTAAGAACACTTTCGCCAAAACTATCCAATTTCACTGGCCAAGGAAATCTGAGGGATCAATCCCACATACACAAGACCAACATTACATAATCAGTTTATATGGCATCAACTGGCATCCGTGAACCCCATGgaaatgtatttattataaatattcattaagcatttattaaatgccagGTATTGCTGTAGGTATTAAAGAAACTGACGTAGACATGGGATTTACATTCCAGCATCATAAGTTTGTATTCTCTTTCTTCCTACTAGgacaaaatttattattttttaataattcccTTATAATGAGTTTCTTAAACCCAATTATCCATCAAAGTCTATTGATAAACATCCCCTCCTCCAACCTACTGAATAAGGATCTTGGAGGAGAGGCTGGGAAATCTATATTTTTAGTAAGTTCTTTGAGTACTTTAGATGTATTCATAAGTTACTATCTGAGGAATTGGTGACTTTTGCTGGACTATTTCTGTGGGAAACGACTTTTACCAAACTTCTCATCCTTGGAATTATGAAAGCTCTCCAAGGTTTTTCCACAGCCAATTCACCATACATAGACTGACAaggcaaatattttaaagaagtatACCATTTAGTTTTAAATAAAGCAGTCATCTCCATCATCATATGGCCAGATATTAACATGTTCTGCTTTGGGGAAGAACAGAATCAAATATTAACTACTAGTCATGGTTCATAGAACCAAAAGATTCATTCTAATGGTAAAGTTGAGAGGATGGGAATTTAGGAAAGTGCCTCATCAATGAAGGCAAGGCTAAGTCAATCtcagaaataaatagaatacagTATTAAAAGATTTTCATTGAAGTAGTTCTTTGTGAATTTATTATAATCTGTATGGTCAATATTCATTGCTAACCAACACACAATACCATCTCaggaaataaatgcaatcagtATGTTAGTAGTCAAATAATATCTACTACAGGCTTATGATGTGCCATGCACTGTTCTAAGTACCTTACAGATATCAGGGTTCTGAATTCTCAAAGCATGTCTATGAAGTGGATTTTATTATCATGCCCATTTAGCAGATGAGAAACTAAGGTACAGAGAAAATAAGTAACTcacccaaggttacacagctagtaagtggtagctaggatttgaacctaggtgCCAGAGTCCATGGTCTTAAAGAATAAACTCAACCATCtctccttggttttttttttttttgtttttattttttaatagctctTTAAGATCCTTAGACCAAAGAAGCATATACCTTCCTCTCCTAGGAAGCAAGAATTTATTGATTACAGCTTCCCTGCCCTGATCTCTTAATCAGCCTAATTCTCTCTtggctcattttttaaatgaagataacAATGTCATTGAAGCATCTAGTCATTAGACGCTAGTGGTTTGCATTTGGTGGTCATCTAGTGGTTAGTGGTTAAGACATAAAAGGGAATGAATCTGAATCTCACAAGCCCCGCCCTTTGCTGGCTGTATAGCCTTGACTGAGTTCTCTGTCcacatctcagtttcctcaattttaaaatggagattataatgGGACTTACATCAAACTATTGTTTAAAGATAAAACAAGATAGCCAATTTGAAGAACTTAAAAAGTGCTCAGTCAATAGTATTAGTATAATAAACAGCAGCAGCATCAACAAACTGGAACCAAAAGATCTTTGGATCCTTCTACTAGCACTAAGATTGGATTATTTCTCTTCTAATTAAAAAGAACTTTAACAgcaaccaaaacaacaacaagcCAAGCAATAAGCCATAAAACCAATTATGCTTTTTGTGGGAAAAACAGAGAGGTTACTGAACTCATTTAATCCATATGTCATTATTTATCCCCTCATCCAAAATGTATGTGTTCTAACATCTTGAGACACTTTGCATAATATAATGACTGTGACTCCAAGAGGTCAAATGGGCAGGCAGTTAACACTTCTCTGTGAAAAGCTCagtaattcattttataaatttcagTTCAAAGCCTACATTGAGGTTAAGAAAAACTGGCATACAGTCTATGAACTTAATGTCAAGCCCCTGAAAAACTCTGAGCAGCATATGTTTAACGATTAAGTGAACTCACACAAGAAAAACGTTGCCAAATTGTAAAACAAGATTTGGAAATTACGGAAAATGTTGCTAGTTATTGATTATGGTGACCATTCAGTTCTTACTGAGCCACCCAAAAGAATCATTCATTTTCCAGCAGAGAGCCTGCTCATTTGCAAGATAAAAGAGAGACATTTCTGCACATGCCCATAATGTTCTTTGCCACTGGGGGCAGCTTTACATAAGACTGCATTCACTGAAACCAAAGCAACAGTCGGAGCAGCTTTCAGAATGACAGTCTGCAGAAGTGAGCTGAGCCGTGAGCATGGTTCAGGGCTCTCCTGTCTTCTCGGCACCATCGCATCTCTGTGGCTGAACTAGGCGCTTACACAAGAATTGCTGGGCTATGGAATACAGATGTGGCTGCTCAGGTAGTCCCACGTTGCCTGGAAGGATACATCACGCGTTCCGATAAGAAGAAATTGTagaagccagtttttttttttttttctaaccaccccccacctcctccaaaaagaaaaaaaaaactgtaaatatgCAAAAACGTAATATCCATGAAGATCCTATTACCTAGGAAGATTTTGGTGTTTTGCTGCGAATGCGGTGTTGGGATTTATTTGTTCTTGGAGTGTTCTGCGTGGCTGGCAAAGAATAATGTTCCAAAATCGGCCCATCTCCCAAGGGGTCCAATTTTTCTTCCTGGGTGTCAGCGAGCCCTGACTCACTACAGTGCAGCTGACAGGGGCTGTCATGCAAGTGGCCCCCTAAAGCCAAAGCAAAAGACCTAAGGACGACCTTTGAACAATACAAAGGAtgggtatgttttttttttttttcatttttcttattttcttcttttaaaaaatctctagtctgccttaattattttaaagattacCTTGCTCTGCTCTAAGACTATAAATTCAATTGCTTAGTGGACATACTGCTTGCTTAActagtttaaaaaaatccctaaagacaattttctttaaattacaaAGAGATGATATTAGATGTTAAATGTTGTTatctagattttaatttttaaaaacaaaaatatatgcctattttTGTCTGATTAAGAATAAATGAATTCTTTTTTAGGGGGATAACTTTTCTaagttgtttttatttccagGTTTCAATGTAATTAGGCTACTGAGCGGATCAGCTGTAGCACTGGTTATAGCCCCCACTGTCTTACTGACAATGCTTTCTTCTGCGGAACGAGGATGCCCTAAGGGCTGTAGGTGTGAAGGCAAAATGGTATATTGTGAATCTCAGAAATTACAGGAGATACCCTCGAGTATATCTGCTGGTTGCTTAGGTCTATCTCTCCGCTATAACAGCCTCCAAAAACTTAAGTATAATCAATTTAAAGGGCTCAACCAGCTCACCTGGCTATACCTTGATCATAACCATATCAGCAATATTGACGAGAATGCTTTTAATGGAATACGCAGACTCAAAGAGTTGATTCTGAGTTCCAACAGAATCTCTTATTTTCTTAACAATACCTTCAGACCGGTGACAAATTTACGGAACTTGGATCTGTCCTATAATCAATTGCATTCTCTGGGATCCGAACAGTTTCGAGGCTTGCGGAAGCTGCTGAGTTTACATTTAAGGTCTAACTCCCTGAGAACCATCCCTGTGCGAATATTCCAAGACTGCCGCAACCTGGAACTCTTAGACCTGGGATATAACCGGATCCGAAGTTTAGCCAGGAATGTCTTTGCTGGCATGATCAGACTCAAAGAACTTCACCTGGAGCACAATCAGTTTTCCAAGCTCAACCTGGCCCTTTTCCCGAGATTGGTGAGCCTTCAGAATCTTTACTTGCAATGGAATAAAATCAGTGTCATAGGACAAACCATGTCCTGGACCTGGAGCTCATTACAAAGGCTTGATTTATCAGGCAATGAGATTGAAGCTTTTAGCGGACCTAGTGTTTTCCAGTGTGTCCCCAATCTGCAGCGCCTCAACCTGGATTCCAACAAGCTTACATTTATTGGTCAAGAGATTTTGGATTCTTGGATATCCCTCAATGACATCAGTCTTGCCGGGAATATATGGGAATGCAGCAGAAATATTTGTTCCCTGGTAAACTGGCTGAAAAGTTTTAAAGGTCTGAGGGAGAATACAATTATCTGTGCCAGTCCCAAAGAGCTGCAAGGAGTAAATGTGATCGATGCAGTGAAAAACTACAGCATCTGTGGCAAAAGTACCACAGAGAGGTTTGATCTAGCCAGGGCTCTCCCAAAGCCAACGTTTAAGCCCAAGCTCCCCAGGCCGAAGCATGAGAGCAAGCCCCCTTTACCCCCCACAGTGGGGGCCACAGATCCTAGCCCAGAGACGGATGCTGACACGGAGCATATCTCTTTCCATAAAATCATCGCTGGGAGCGTGGCCCTTTTCCTGTCTGTGCTCGTCATTCTGCTCGTTATCTACGTGTCATGGAAGCGGTACCCAGCGAGCATGAAGCAGCTGCAGCAGCGCTCCCTCATGCGAAggcacaggaaaaagaaaaggcagtcCCTAAAGCAAATGACTCCCAGCACCCAGGAATTTTATGTAGATTATAAACCCACCAACACGGAGACCAGCGAGATGCTGCTGAATGGGACGGGACCCTGCACCTATAACAAATCAGGCTCCAGGGAGTGTGAGGTATGAACCATTGTGATAAAAGCGCTCTTAAAAGCTGGGAAATAAGTGGTGCTTTATTGAACTCTGGTGACTATGAAGGGAACATGGTGCCCCCCTCCCCTACCccatccctctccctctctctttgctAGTAAGGTCCTTCCCTGTCAGTTTTAGTACATTCATAATACCAGTTCTTTTCTTCTCATACATAATCAACCCACTGAAATTTAAATACCACAATCAATGTGAAGCCTGAAGTCTGGTTTAATATAATGCTTATTGTATAAGACCCTTTATTGATTCCATTAATGTCATACTTGTTTTTGGATAAAACTTCTTTATAAATAATACCCCACATCTGCTGTTATTTTCCCTCTGGTAGAACAAAACCTACAGTTGTAGAAGTTTTACAGTTCATTGGCACAACAAGGAAAAAGTGAATGATCCCAGGTACTTAGGAGCATGAAGCAATTCTAGGGGATGGACTGCTGATCATAAGAATTTTTAGAGACAGAGCCTTAAAATAATGCCtggcttaaaaagaaaattgcaaggaACTATCAAAAGATGGTGCTGGATTGAAGCAGCACCATAAGAAGTTTCCAGAGGTGTTTGAATTACAATAAAGCAAGCCttggggcaggaggtgggggggggggggggctgaagAGTAAAATGCTGCAAGCATTCAATTGCAAAGTGTaaggaaatcataaaaatatCAAGATTTGGACTTGAAGCCTTGTTTTTGAAACCCAACCTATAAAATCAGACTAGAGGTTTCATTATCAATTTCTTCTAGCCTGtacatttcaaaacaaataaataaataaatggccaaGAGGCAAATTTGATGAGGCAGATTTCCCTACTGCTCCTTACACTTAGGGAGTTTTCTGAGAGGAAGCAGCCCACTATGTGCATGTGGTTAGGAGCTCGCCAGAATTTCTCTTTGCAGCTCGTCAAAGATCCTAAGGTAGTCAGCAGAATCATTAGCTCTGTCCTGTTCTTCTGTTTGGGATTTGTCAGCCTGTCCTGTTTTGTTTCATTAAGTGCCCTGCACACACCAGTCCTTAGTGATTGACACTTCAttcagatgcttaaagagaacaCATTCTAAGACATGCTTACCCCCACCAGCCTCAATGGAAAGGATGATTTTGATAACATcttaataaatgtataaaataaatctTAGAGGAAAAAATACTAACCCTATAGTAGTAGTCCTTTGCTTTGTCTATTGCTGACATCACAGTGTTCCTATGTTCACCTGTATCCTCAACTCATCCATCAGTACAATTTTGTATAGACCCTGTTGGCAATCTACAAGCTGCATGCATGTTTTTATGTCATTGTTGAAAGTTTATTGACTGCAGCACAAACATCAGATCTTACATATTTAAGTAACTTTGATTGCAGCCCATTAAGATTTTAGAAGAATATCTTTAGTCTGTATTCTCTTTCATCCTTTCTATTATAGGAGCTAAAGTCAGGAATTGCAACATTTAGCTGTTTCATTTAATTGGTTTGCCAAGCCCCACATctttaaccatttccctgttCTTTCAAAGCAGAACTGCtgcagcagaaaagaaaaaagtgaatggCTATTTTTACCAGCATTTTTATATAGTTTGGAGGCTTTTCATATGCTGAGAGGAAAAATCTAGGCAAGTTACCATGAAATATACTTGCAAGGAAGCCAGATTATAAAAATCATAGTTTCATAatcagtaaagaaaaataaacatttaaaatggatttctcaaggatattttgattttgattacATCTTAAAATAGATGCCAGTTCAGAAAAGTATCATTACTACAGTATATTTGCCTATGAataattatgcatatatatatattaataaaaatagtcACATATTCTCAATTAACACAGATACTTCCTTACAGTACCATGAAGTGGATGACTGAGCCTACTGTGATGTTTTTCACTGAaactaattttacatttttcataaaatgtcaGTAAATACATATTCCATCTAAAAAAGAGATTCTCTCTGCTCAACCTCATTTTTATCTGTACTAAAGATGATTGTATTAATTAAATACAGTGTTAAACTTATAAAGCCCATTTCTATTCTTTGACTTGACCTTTTGCCTCATTTGTGATGGATACCAAATATACTTAGGCAAATCATAATTATATCTTTTCTCTCTTGCAAGTTCTCAATGCTGTGGTGCTGctagtatatataaaatatgctgGCTTTATGGAACAGTGTTCATAAATTCAAAGCCACTGGTATGTGAGTTGAGATGTAAGATTAAATGAATGCCCAGCATTTTGAAGGCTGGTCATTTTTAATGCCTAACTTTGCTTATAAATTTAATAATAGATAAGAACCAAAATAAAATACCCAAGATTGAAAAACTCATTTTTATTTGGGACatgaaattaccaaaaaaaaaaaaaaaaaaaaaaaaaaaattatttcccccCTTTGGGAATGAAGCTCCTCTAGTTCCCAGTAACTTCTGAGTACCAACATACATTTCTTCTAAGTTAGGCCGTTAACTAGTCCTCCTTATAAATCTAACAAACCCCTGCCCCAAAGTTGCCTCACCCCATCCCAACTGAAATTTCTGAACTATATATCATAAAACTATTCATATACTTCTTTCTATCCATTGCATATGAGATAAATATAACTGATTCAATTTTTCAGtgcaaatttatttgaaatatctgaATTCCTTCAAAGGTGACAACAGTTAAACAACTTGACCTGTTGAACTATACAACAAAGACAAATCAAATTCAGTCAGTACTTTGAATGGTTTAccagaacagaaaagaaatggaGTTTAGTCTCTTTGAACTGCATCTACACCTCTACTCCCTGTTTTTATTAGCCACAGGACACAGTCTTCTAAGCAATAGTAATGCAAAATAGACTCATTTTAAATGAGTTTGTATTTTCCAAGAATGTAGATAttatatcttttcaaagaatttaaaCCATTTTTTACCTAATTTGGTGAATCAACTAAGTAGATAAACAGGCCATAAACTGTATTTCTGTGGAGCAGCAGTGACCTCCAGTGGCTGACTAAATTAACCACTCTATTCACaagtattttagttttttatccTGAATCCTGAAATGTGGTTTATAACATATATTTCTTGATCTGCACATCAGCTTTGAATTTCGTTTAGTTCATCTACCCGGAAACCATAATTATAATGTAATTTTTGAAACTTATATTTCACACATTAACTTTTCTAGTAATGCCATAACAGAGGCCGTTAAAACGGGTACCAAGGGCTAGAAATTAGGGTTCAAAGATGAAAAGCAGGTAATAATGCAAAAAGAATagataagaaatattttcaaaatatttgtataaatttaTGTTGGTCAAATATTCTGATATTTTTGTTAATGAGTTAAATGTTGTCTATTGGCAGTATACTGAAATATAATGTAATTTAGTTTCtggaaaacaaatttcaataTTAATATTGAAAGAATCAGCATCAGTTGTTTACAGGTCAGTAGGCATATCGAGTTACCAAGTTAGGGAGGCCTTCGCTTCCAGCTTCAGAACCTCTTTTTTGCTGATCGTGCCAATGACCTGTGCTTTGCCCCGGTGCTCTCTCCCTCACTTCCCCTTTTCAGCCAGCTGAACAATGGTTCTATTAGGCTGTCCAACAATGATGTTACAGTCTAAGAGGTGATGATTCATGGATAATGAAATTATGTTCTCCTTCTGGGGAAAGATAATGCAGAGTCAGACTTGTGGATTTGGCAAGGGTTTTAAGAGGCTGTAGGTCCATGAAATATCTTCTCTTCTCTTGACATTTATCAAGGGGAGAACTTCAAATAGTTTATTTAAAGTGTGGATTAGACTAGCATCAGAAATAAGCATCATGCCATGAAGTCTAGGACAAAATGAGTTCCCAAACTGACAAATGAGAATTGAGccatggaaaatgaaaaattaaaaaactgttttgtttcttctattcCCCTTTCCTTTGATTCTCATTAAAATCTGGATCTGTAGCAAATTTG includes the following:
- the LRRTM3 gene encoding leucine-rich repeat transmembrane neuronal protein 3 isoform X1, whose amino-acid sequence is MGFNVIRLLSGSAVALVIAPTVLLTMLSSAERGCPKGCRCEGKMVYCESQKLQEIPSSISAGCLGLSLRYNSLQKLKYNQFKGLNQLTWLYLDHNHISNIDENAFNGIRRLKELILSSNRISYFLNNTFRPVTNLRNLDLSYNQLHSLGSEQFRGLRKLLSLHLRSNSLRTIPVRIFQDCRNLELLDLGYNRIRSLARNVFAGMIRLKELHLEHNQFSKLNLALFPRLVSLQNLYLQWNKISVIGQTMSWTWSSLQRLDLSGNEIEAFSGPSVFQCVPNLQRLNLDSNKLTFIGQEILDSWISLNDISLAGNIWECSRNICSLVNWLKSFKGLRENTIICASPKELQGVNVIDAVKNYSICGKSTTERFDLARALPKPTFKPKLPRPKHESKPPLPPTVGATDPSPETDADTEHISFHKIIAGSVALFLSVLVILLVIYVSWKRYPASMKQLQQRSLMRRHRKKKRQSLKQMTPSTQEFYVDYKPTNTETSEMLLNGTGPCTYNKSGSRECEIPLSMNVSTFLAYDQPTISYCGVHHELLSHKSFDTNAQEDTMETHLETELDLSTITTAGRISEHKQQLA
- the LRRTM3 gene encoding leucine-rich repeat transmembrane neuronal protein 3 isoform X2 — protein: MGFNVIRLLSGSAVALVIAPTVLLTMLSSAERGCPKGCRCEGKMVYCESQKLQEIPSSISAGCLGLSLRYNSLQKLKYNQFKGLNQLTWLYLDHNHISNIDENAFNGIRRLKELILSSNRISYFLNNTFRPVTNLRNLDLSYNQLHSLGSEQFRGLRKLLSLHLRSNSLRTIPVRIFQDCRNLELLDLGYNRIRSLARNVFAGMIRLKELHLEHNQFSKLNLALFPRLVSLQNLYLQWNKISVIGQTMSWTWSSLQRLDLSGNEIEAFSGPSVFQCVPNLQRLNLDSNKLTFIGQEILDSWISLNDISLAGNIWECSRNICSLVNWLKSFKGLRENTIICASPKELQGVNVIDAVKNYSICGKSTTERFDLARALPKPTFKPKLPRPKHESKPPLPPTVGATDPSPETDADTEHISFHKIIAGSVALFLSVLVILLVIYVSWKRYPASMKQLQQRSLMRRHRKKKRQSLKQMTPSTQEFYVDYKPTNTETSEMLLNGTGPCTYNKSGSRECEFTIPP